In Paenarthrobacter sp. GOM3, a single window of DNA contains:
- a CDS encoding PaaX family transcriptional regulator: protein MSAVLDDMDSRPGSTTSLLRTVIGLYLRDAGGWMSAKDIVALMEALGTSGTVTRTALGRLRKKDVVLQENRDGLPGYTLTDGASTMLARGDRRIYNPRSMGDADPWCLISFSIPETEREKRHQLRRRLHWIGCGTVAAGLWICPDSLRAEVEEILADLDLRDMATVFVTETPLVGGSLRDAASSWWDLEAVAGLHQDFIREHGAAASGQTVDVTAQAFATYVQCIDRWRIIPYLDPGLPPAFLPADWPGAEGAELFKRIVAAYAEPSAEFVRRCLQGTAAATAS, encoded by the coding sequence GTGAGCGCCGTACTGGACGATATGGACTCCCGCCCCGGGAGTACCACTTCATTGCTGCGGACCGTCATTGGCCTGTACTTGAGGGATGCCGGGGGTTGGATGTCGGCGAAGGACATCGTTGCCCTGATGGAGGCCCTCGGCACATCCGGGACGGTTACGCGGACCGCCTTGGGACGGCTGCGCAAGAAAGATGTGGTGCTGCAGGAAAACCGTGACGGACTCCCCGGCTATACGCTCACCGACGGCGCTTCCACGATGCTGGCCCGTGGCGACCGCCGGATCTACAACCCGCGCAGCATGGGTGACGCCGATCCCTGGTGCCTGATCTCCTTTTCCATTCCGGAGACTGAACGCGAAAAGCGCCACCAGCTGCGGCGGAGGCTCCATTGGATCGGCTGCGGGACAGTGGCTGCGGGCCTGTGGATCTGCCCTGATTCCCTGCGGGCGGAGGTGGAGGAAATCCTCGCCGACCTGGACCTGCGGGACATGGCAACCGTCTTCGTGACCGAAACGCCCCTGGTCGGTGGCAGCCTCCGGGACGCGGCCTCGAGCTGGTGGGACCTGGAAGCGGTGGCCGGACTTCATCAGGACTTCATCAGGGAACACGGCGCCGCGGCTTCAGGCCAAACCGTTGACGTGACGGCGCAGGCCTTCGCGACCTACGTCCAGTGCATCGATCGATGGCGGATCATTCCGTACCTCGACCCCGGGTTGCCGCCGGCGTTCCTGCCTGCCGACTGGCCCGGGGCCGAGGGTGCTGAATTGTTCAAACGGATCGTTGCCGCCTACGCCGAACCCAGCGCGGAGTTCGTTCGACGCTGCCTGCAGGGCACGGCGGCGGCTACGGCTTCCTGA
- the kynU gene encoding kynureninase gives MTTAQQIHRPTSAELDAADPLATQREAFYAPDADQLTSYLDGNSLGRPLKATAAHLASFVHDAWGSRLIRGWDEQWMDEPTKVGDRIGEVTLGAAPGQTTVGDSTSVMLYKMIRAAVDSQPGRDEIIIDRDNFPTDRFIIEGIAKERGATIKWIAANPASGVRAADLDGLLGERTAVVVLSHVAYRSGFLADAKGITAKVHQAGALMLWDLCHSVGSVPLELDEWGVDLAVGCTYKYLNGGPGSPAFAYVNASQQDRLQQPIWGWMGAANPFGMTDSYEPAQGIRRFITGTPPVLAMQPLKDMVELIASVGMEAVREKSIKLTEYAIALSEEHLVPLGAEIVSPRDPAERGSHITVDHPLFADVTAALWEKGVIPDFRPPHGLRIGLSPLSTSYAEVELGVTAIRDALAELL, from the coding sequence ATGACCACCGCACAGCAAATCCACCGGCCAACGTCGGCCGAACTGGACGCCGCAGATCCCCTCGCCACCCAGCGTGAAGCCTTTTACGCGCCCGACGCCGATCAGCTCACCTCATATTTGGACGGCAACTCACTCGGACGCCCGCTGAAGGCCACCGCTGCACATCTCGCGTCCTTCGTCCACGATGCCTGGGGCAGCCGCCTCATCCGGGGCTGGGACGAACAATGGATGGACGAACCCACCAAGGTAGGCGACCGCATCGGTGAAGTGACCCTTGGTGCGGCCCCCGGACAGACCACGGTCGGCGATTCCACATCGGTCATGCTATACAAAATGATCCGGGCGGCAGTCGATTCCCAGCCCGGACGCGACGAGATCATCATCGACCGCGACAACTTCCCCACTGACCGGTTCATCATCGAGGGAATCGCCAAGGAGCGCGGCGCAACCATAAAGTGGATCGCCGCCAATCCCGCCAGCGGTGTCCGCGCAGCCGACCTGGACGGACTGCTTGGCGAGCGGACCGCCGTCGTTGTCCTCAGCCACGTGGCCTATCGCTCCGGGTTCCTCGCGGACGCGAAGGGGATCACCGCCAAGGTGCACCAGGCCGGTGCGCTGATGCTCTGGGACCTGTGCCACTCAGTTGGCTCCGTACCACTGGAGCTGGACGAGTGGGGAGTCGACCTCGCGGTGGGCTGCACGTACAAATACCTCAACGGCGGGCCTGGTTCACCGGCTTTCGCCTATGTGAATGCTTCGCAGCAGGACCGTTTGCAGCAGCCCATTTGGGGTTGGATGGGCGCCGCGAACCCCTTCGGCATGACGGATTCCTACGAGCCGGCGCAGGGTATCCGGCGGTTCATCACGGGAACGCCGCCGGTGCTGGCCATGCAGCCGCTCAAGGACATGGTGGAACTGATCGCTTCGGTGGGGATGGAGGCTGTCCGCGAGAAGTCGATCAAGCTCACGGAGTACGCCATCGCGTTGTCCGAGGAACACCTGGTGCCCTTGGGTGCCGAAATCGTGAGTCCCCGGGACCCTGCCGAGCGCGGCTCGCACATCACCGTGGACCATCCGCTCTTCGCTGACGTGACCGCCGCGTTGTGGGAGAAGGGAGTCATCCCCGATTTCCGCCCGCCACACGGGCTGCGCATTGGCCTGTCGCCGTTGAGCACCAGCTACGCCGAGGTTGAGCTGGGAGTGACCGCCATCCGGGACGCCCTCGCCGAACTGCTGTGA
- a CDS encoding Dabb family protein: MIRHAVLFKFKPDFPAADKAAWMAGLDAMDGNIPGLLKLTHGADIFQHERSFDYAIVADFASAEDIEVYNTHPLHEPLKKYSIPNSEHIIAVDFHL; encoded by the coding sequence ATGATCCGCCACGCAGTGCTGTTCAAGTTCAAGCCGGACTTTCCCGCGGCCGACAAAGCCGCTTGGATGGCCGGCCTGGACGCGATGGACGGCAACATTCCAGGCCTCCTAAAACTGACCCACGGCGCTGACATCTTCCAGCACGAACGCTCCTTCGACTATGCGATCGTTGCCGACTTTGCCTCTGCGGAAGACATCGAGGTCTATAACACCCATCCGCTCCACGAGCCCCTCAAGAAGTACTCGATTCCCAACAGCGAGCACATCATCGCCGTCGATTTCCACCTCTGA
- a CDS encoding MFS transporter, translating to MSTTAQQPTTLRKTPGKAALASFLGSTLEYYDFFIYGSAAALVFGPLFFPSDDPAVGLIGAFATFGVAYVARPVGGLVMGHFGDKLGRKKVLLITLGVMGLSSLGIGFLPSYSQIGVWAPVLLVIGRLAQGFSAGAESAGASTLTLEHSPEGRRGFFTSFVMTGYASGMVLATLVFIPVSALPTEALMSWGWRIPFWLSIVVLGIAYWVRTHLDETPVFEDAKDRKAVAPMPLREVLRFQSADVARVVGMSIMSVMQTIFTVFGLSYATGAAGFDKASILTVNAVAIGLSMFVMPLTAKLSDRLGRRPLLLTAAIGCSVTIFAYFMALSTGNIFLVFAAAFINMTLLYSCFNGIWPAYFAELFAAPVRYSGMALGNQLGLVVAGFAPLIAGLLLGKGHDGWLPVAGFAVLCMAIAGVCAFFSRETAKTPIEELGEPYWRGIAVRKP from the coding sequence ATGTCAACCACTGCCCAGCAGCCAACGACGCTGCGCAAGACCCCCGGGAAAGCGGCCTTGGCCTCGTTCCTGGGTAGCACCCTTGAGTACTACGACTTCTTCATCTACGGCTCAGCCGCCGCGCTGGTCTTCGGTCCGCTCTTCTTTCCCTCCGACGACCCCGCGGTTGGCCTGATCGGAGCCTTCGCCACCTTTGGCGTGGCCTACGTGGCACGGCCGGTAGGCGGACTGGTTATGGGCCACTTCGGTGACAAACTGGGCCGGAAGAAGGTCCTGCTCATCACCCTGGGCGTGATGGGGCTGTCGTCGCTCGGCATAGGGTTCCTGCCGAGCTACAGCCAGATCGGCGTCTGGGCTCCAGTCCTCCTGGTCATTGGCCGCCTGGCGCAGGGTTTCTCCGCAGGGGCGGAATCTGCAGGCGCGTCCACTTTGACCCTGGAGCATTCACCGGAGGGGCGCCGCGGCTTCTTTACCAGCTTCGTCATGACCGGCTACGCCTCCGGCATGGTGCTCGCGACGCTCGTCTTTATTCCGGTGTCCGCGCTGCCCACCGAGGCGCTGATGAGTTGGGGCTGGCGCATCCCGTTCTGGTTGTCCATCGTGGTGTTGGGCATCGCGTACTGGGTGCGGACGCATTTGGATGAGACTCCGGTGTTTGAGGACGCCAAGGACCGGAAGGCGGTAGCGCCCATGCCGCTACGGGAAGTCCTTCGTTTCCAATCCGCGGATGTGGCGAGGGTGGTTGGCATGTCCATCATGTCCGTCATGCAGACAATCTTCACGGTCTTCGGATTGTCCTACGCCACCGGTGCCGCAGGCTTCGACAAGGCGTCCATTCTCACGGTCAACGCGGTAGCCATTGGCTTGTCCATGTTCGTGATGCCGCTGACAGCGAAGCTCTCCGACAGGCTGGGGCGCAGGCCATTGCTCCTGACGGCGGCAATCGGCTGCTCGGTGACGATCTTTGCCTACTTCATGGCCTTGTCCACCGGGAACATCTTCCTGGTCTTTGCGGCCGCCTTCATCAACATGACGTTGCTCTATTCCTGCTTCAACGGGATCTGGCCCGCCTACTTCGCCGAACTGTTCGCGGCTCCGGTCCGGTATTCAGGCATGGCTTTGGGGAACCAGTTGGGTTTGGTGGTGGCTGGTTTTGCTCCCCTCATCGCAGGACTCCTCCTGGGCAAGGGCCACGACGGATGGCTTCCCGTGGCAGGCTTCGCGGTGCTGTGCATGGCCATAGCTGGAGTCTGCGCCTTCTTCTCCCGGGAAACCGCCAAGACTCCCATCGAAGAGCTGGGGGAGCCGTACTGGCGGGGAATCGCCGTCAGGAAGCCGTAG
- the kynA gene encoding tryptophan 2,3-dioxygenase, whose protein sequence is MEKRPVHSPQSVRHIEDSVRTDFRHAMSYGGYLDLDQLLSSQHPLSQPEHHDELLFIIQHQTSELWLKLVLHELLEARRLFDADNLGKALKCIARVKAIQRTMTEQWSVLGTLTPREYSQFRGFLGSSSGFQSYQYRGVEFLLGNKNRGMLRVFESEPEAHSLLGRLLEEPTLYDAFLGVLSRAGYDIPADILERDTSEPWTFRQDLVPIFQKIYESDDTQWGLYEACEDLVDIEDNFQAWRFRHLRTVQRTIGFKVGTGGSSGVDFLKRALDLTFFPELYAVRTEIGN, encoded by the coding sequence ATGGAAAAGCGCCCCGTCCATTCCCCCCAGAGCGTCCGCCACATCGAGGACAGTGTCCGTACCGACTTCCGGCATGCTATGTCTTATGGCGGCTACCTGGACCTTGACCAATTGCTCAGTTCCCAGCACCCCCTTAGCCAGCCGGAACACCATGACGAACTGCTGTTCATCATCCAGCACCAGACCAGCGAGCTGTGGCTCAAGCTTGTCCTGCACGAACTCCTGGAAGCCCGGAGGTTGTTCGACGCCGACAACCTGGGCAAGGCGCTCAAGTGCATCGCCCGGGTGAAGGCCATCCAACGCACCATGACCGAGCAATGGTCCGTGCTGGGCACCCTGACGCCCCGCGAGTACTCCCAGTTCCGGGGCTTCCTGGGAAGCTCATCGGGTTTCCAGTCCTACCAATACCGCGGTGTCGAGTTCCTGCTGGGAAACAAGAACCGGGGCATGTTGCGTGTGTTCGAAAGCGAGCCCGAGGCCCACTCACTGCTGGGCAGGTTGCTGGAGGAGCCCACGCTTTACGACGCGTTCCTTGGAGTCCTTTCCCGCGCCGGCTACGACATTCCCGCCGACATCCTTGAGCGGGACACCAGCGAACCGTGGACCTTCCGCCAGGACCTCGTCCCCATCTTCCAGAAGATCTACGAGTCGGATGACACACAGTGGGGCCTCTACGAAGCGTGCGAAGACCTGGTGGACATCGAAGACAACTTCCAGGCCTGGCGGTTCCGGCACCTCAGGACCGTCCAGCGCACCATCGGGTTCAAGGTAGGTACCGGCGGATCTTCCGGGGTGGACTTCCTCAAACGCGCCCTGGACCTGACCTTCTTCCCCGAGCTCTACGCCGTCCGCACCGAGATCGGCAACTAA